In Dysidea avara chromosome 3, odDysAvar1.4, whole genome shotgun sequence, a single window of DNA contains:
- the LOC136249843 gene encoding F-box/LRR-repeat protein 7-like, whose amino-acid sequence MVDLFSIIPDEVCLQVFINIPFKQLHGSVPLVCKRWHRLALDDSLWRYIPVSELAISPTCLEKLLISHKTVTILDLAHNDTYNDRDFIRIWPLCTQLIKVSLAFCNITQDALFVLLSSCPNLQWLNLEGCEAINHIPLPTVRDKSSYHIQHLNLAYCVNFNDLGCVTIGCIFGRSLQHLNIDGAQYITDIGLGMILNQCSASQLEYLAIDGAEITNVGIKKLQRFTYLQNILISFCNKLTDESLNYISTLSSLKEIYFKKGEQFNSTGLQSLFSNLNKLVYISLVECWEADDKCLQVISTTCRQLQKFTVTWAKVTNPGVDCIVKQCLQLRELNLTGSHELTEQPFLRLLETQSKLQLLDLTQCNMMCDRTLHRIKDTVPNLKIIDYYGETI is encoded by the exons ATGGTCGACCTTTTCTCTATTATCCCTGACGAGGTGTGTTTACAAGTTTTCATTAATATTCCGTTCAAGCAGCTACACGGATCTGTACCGCTTGTTTGTAAAAGATGGCACAG GTTAGCATTAGATGACTCGTTATGGCGTTATATCCCAGTGTCAGAGCTTGCCATTTCGCCCACCTGTCTGGAGAAGCTGCTTATCAGTCACAAGACAGTTACGATATTAGACTTGGCTCATAATGATACTTATAACGACAGAGACTTTATAAGGATATGGCCCTTGTGTACACAGTTAATAAAAGTGTCTCTAGCATTCTGTAACATCACTCAGGATGCATTGTTTGTACTGTTATCATCTTGTCCAAACTTGCAGTGGTTGAACCTTGAAGGCTGTGAAGCTATCAACCATATACCATTACCAACTGTGAGAGACAAGTCCTCGTATCATATACAACACCTCAATTTGGCCTACTGTGTTAACTTTAATGACTTGGGCTGTGTGACTATTGGTTGTATATTTGGCAGAAGCTTGCAACATTTGAACATTGATGGAGCGCAGTATATTACAGACATTGGGTTGGGAATGATATTAAATCAGTGTTCTGCAAGTCAATTGGAGTACTTGGCCATTGATGGAGCAGAAATTACTAATGTAGGCATTAAGAAACTGCAGCGTTTTACATACCTACAGAACATACTAATCTCTTTCTGCAACAAACTCACTGATGAATCACTCAACTACATTAGTACACTAAGTTCCCTAAAAGAAATTTACTTCAAGAAGGGGGAGCAATTCAATAGCACAGGATTGCAAAGTCTCTTTAGTAATCTGAACAAACTGGTGTATATTTCATTGGTAGAATGCTGGGAAGCTGATGACAAGTGTTTACAGGTGATATCAACTACATGTAGGCAATTACAAAAGTTTACGGTCACTTGGGCCAAAGTTACGAACCCTGGTGTTGATTGTATAGTGAAACAATGTCTTCAATTACGTGAACTAAACTTGACTGGATCACATGAATTGACTGAGCAACCATTTTTAAGATTGTTAGAGACCCAGAGCAAGTTACAACTACTTGACCTGACACAGTGCAATATGATGTGTGACAGGACACTACACAGAATCAAAGACACAGTCCCAAACCTGAAAATTATTGATTACTATGGTGAAACAATTTAA
- the LOC136249844 gene encoding phosphofurin acidic cluster sorting protein 1-like: MSESLPHPTSSGQMEAMNNLPVPIEMKLFAAWETRRIPSNCVSRTCTLTLSHLAVFEQVEPGLNFIVISVSMKTPRRFLRSNEISLPLSGVVDIPLKLTFTHQYPHFLKRNGNELQIRLQRRKRTIRGYKTLAEGSIAMSTVLQRNIINEVLPLYCTLSGKYNFQHVADITIESLTSTPSEMSSRSQTTVEGDNWSEEEDEELVFEEVVERTLSEAEAYDSSAENERDMFPTQRHRSLKLPWFRQPQRTVMSLLRRKRRKAQDHGDLDMSQEEVSAEEGDLQFVSDISDSNSDDDDDDPPEDSKHSTPRPQLRPLYTADITSMTSLFSSSRRGSVLSISSANQSQSQVSINNQPTNKTLGTSV, from the exons ATGAGTGAGTCGCTACCACATCCCACGAGTAGTGGACAAATGGAGGCGATGAACAATCTTCCGGTGCCCATTGAGATGAAGCTGTTTGCTGCTTGGGAGACCAGACGCATTCCGTCCAACTGCGTTTCAAG AACTTGCACGTTAACGTTGTCCCACTTGGCGGTATTTGAACAAGTGGAACCTGGGCTGAATTTCATTGTGATTTCAGTGTCAATGAAG ACTCCGCGACGTTTTCTGCGGTCTAATGAAATCTCCTTACCATTATCAGGCGTTGTGGATATACCATTGAAACTCACATTCACTCATCAG TATCCTCACTTCTTGAAACGAAATGGAAACGAGTTACAGATTCGACTGCAGCGTCGTAAGCGGACCATACGTGGGTACAAGACACTGGCAGAAGGAAGTATTGCGATGAGCACAGTATTACAAAGAAACATTATCAATGAAGTCTTGCCTCTTTACTGTACACTCTCCGGCAAGTACAACTTTCAACATGTCGCCGATATCACAATCGAATCGTTGACAAG TACTCCTTCAGAAATGTCTTCACGAAGTCAGACAACTGTTGAAG GTGATAATTGGAGtgaagaagaagatgaagagTTAGTGTTTGAAGAAGTTGTGGAGAGAACCCTTTCTGAGGCTGAGGCCTATGACAGTAGTGCTGAAAATGAGAGGGATATGTTCCCCACACAGAGACATCGCTCATTAAAACTGCCATGGTTTAGGCAACCACAAAGAACTGTAATGAGTTTACTGAGAAGGAAACGACGTAAAGCACAAGATCATGGTGACCTG GACATGTCACAAGAAGAGGTTTCAGCTGAGGAAGGAGATCTGCAGTTTGTGTCTGACATCAGTGATTCTAACAGCGATGATGACGATGACGATCCTCCTGAGGATAGCAAACACTCTACTCCTCGTCCTCAACTGAG ACCTCTGTATACTGCGGACATTACCAGTATGACAAGCCTGTTCAGCTCCAGTCGTCGTGGGTCAGTACTGAGTATCAGTTCTGCTAACCAGTCACAATCACAAGTCTCCATTAACAATCAGCCAACAAACAAGACACTGGGCACTAGTGTatga